Proteins from a genomic interval of Streptomyces sp. NBC_01445:
- a CDS encoding AraC family transcriptional regulator, with the protein MSVIRSAGLRGFRATVAELGGDADSYARQAGCPPAALDVDDLLVPEEAMATVLELAAADLGCADLGLRIAARQDLGMLGALALAIQNSDTLGDALECTSRYLFVHARSVNLSLEPDPYGTPGMAALRYGVREGVVAPPQGIDLSLGFIHRAIGYLVGPYGLGSVELPHPLLAPLSVYEDFFGVPVKADRPAALLRVPLSLANRSLGGSNAQLRHLALAYLDEQLPKEPADVVGSVRAVVEQSLGTSSPEIGAVAGLLNVHPRTLQRRLRAAGTTFAEVIDEERRTAAHRYLTGTDLPLGQVALLLGLSEQSALNRCCRRWWGATPRAIRLGVPGQPTDS; encoded by the coding sequence ATGTCCGTGATCAGATCGGCGGGGCTGCGCGGCTTCCGCGCCACGGTGGCGGAGCTCGGCGGTGACGCCGACTCGTACGCACGGCAGGCCGGTTGCCCACCGGCCGCGCTCGACGTGGACGACCTCCTGGTGCCGGAGGAGGCGATGGCGACGGTGCTCGAACTCGCCGCCGCCGACCTCGGCTGCGCCGACCTCGGGCTGCGCATCGCCGCCCGGCAGGACCTGGGCATGCTCGGCGCCCTGGCCCTCGCCATCCAGAACTCCGACACCCTCGGCGACGCCCTGGAGTGCACGAGCCGCTACCTCTTCGTCCACGCCCGCTCGGTGAACCTCAGCCTCGAACCCGATCCGTACGGCACGCCGGGGATGGCCGCGCTGCGCTACGGCGTGCGCGAGGGGGTGGTCGCACCGCCGCAGGGCATCGACCTCTCCCTCGGCTTCATACACCGCGCCATCGGATATCTGGTCGGCCCGTACGGACTGGGCTCCGTGGAACTTCCCCACCCCTTGCTCGCCCCGCTGTCCGTGTACGAGGACTTCTTCGGCGTACCCGTCAAGGCCGACCGCCCCGCGGCCCTGCTGCGCGTACCGCTGAGCCTGGCCAACCGGTCGCTCGGCGGCAGCAACGCGCAGTTGCGCCATCTCGCGCTCGCGTACCTCGACGAGCAGTTGCCGAAGGAGCCGGCGGACGTCGTGGGCAGCGTCCGGGCCGTCGTCGAGCAGTCGCTCGGCACGTCGTCGCCCGAGATCGGGGCCGTCGCCGGCCTGCTCAACGTCCATCCGCGGACCCTGCAACGGCGGCTGCGCGCCGCGGGCACGACGTTCGCCGAGGTCATCGACGAGGAGCGTCGCACCGCCGCCCACCGCTACCTCACCGGCACCGACCTCCCCCTCGGCCAGGTCGCCCTGCTCCTCGGCCTCTCCGAGCAGTCGGCCCTCAACCGCTGCTGCCGGCGCTGGTGGGGCGCCACACCTCGCGCGATACGCCTGGGCGTGCCGGGACAACCGACCGACTCGTGA
- a CDS encoding dienelactone hydrolase family protein, producing the protein MTGSAPTSDLTGWQKAPFTGAGLTYDVYEKGSGPGVVLIPEIPGITPAVLGLADHLVARGFTVAIPSPFGEPGREESVGYALKVLTRLCVASEFRAFATNARRPIADYLRALARDLASRTPGPGVGVIGMCFTGGFALAAAVDDVVLAPVLSQPSLPFPVSGARRVDPGLSRAEFDTVVSRSKESGLCVLGLRFSEDRAVPAQRFRTLREHLGDAFEVIELDSSPGNAGGFARTAHAVLTAEVREEPGNPALAARERVVSFLRERLVPEAS; encoded by the coding sequence GTGACCGGATCGGCACCGACCTCTGATCTCACCGGCTGGCAGAAGGCGCCGTTCACGGGCGCCGGGCTGACCTACGACGTGTACGAGAAGGGCAGCGGGCCCGGTGTCGTACTGATCCCCGAGATCCCCGGCATCACGCCCGCCGTGCTCGGCCTCGCCGACCATCTGGTGGCGCGGGGGTTCACGGTCGCGATCCCGTCCCCGTTCGGCGAGCCGGGCCGCGAGGAGTCCGTCGGCTACGCCCTCAAGGTCCTGACCCGGCTCTGCGTCGCCTCCGAGTTCCGCGCCTTCGCGACGAACGCGCGCCGCCCGATCGCGGACTATCTGCGCGCACTGGCCCGCGATCTCGCATCGCGCACGCCGGGGCCCGGGGTCGGCGTCATCGGTATGTGCTTCACCGGAGGCTTCGCGCTCGCCGCCGCGGTGGACGACGTCGTGCTCGCGCCGGTGCTCAGCCAGCCGTCGTTGCCGTTCCCGGTCAGCGGGGCGCGGCGGGTCGACCCCGGCCTGTCCCGCGCCGAGTTCGACACGGTGGTCAGCCGTTCCAAGGAATCCGGCCTGTGCGTGCTCGGGCTGCGCTTCAGCGAGGACAGGGCGGTACCCGCCCAGCGGTTCCGCACACTGCGCGAGCATCTCGGCGACGCGTTCGAGGTCATCGAACTGGACTCGTCGCCGGGCAACGCGGGCGGCTTCGCCAGGACCGCGCACGCGGTGCTCACCGCGGAGGTGCGCGAGGAGCCGGGCAACCCGGCGCTCGCCGCCCGCGAACGTGTCGTCTCCTTCCTGCGCGAACGGCTGGTCCCCGAAGCCTCGTAG
- a CDS encoding DUF779 domain-containing protein, translated as MSDEAPRVELTPAAADLLRRLRSAHGPLMFHQSGGCCDGSAPMCYPEGEFRTGGSDVRLASLTVEGVAEPVAFWMSKSQFEVWSHTRLIVDVVEGRGSGFSLEAPEGVRFLIRSRLVGT; from the coding sequence GTGAGTGACGAGGCCCCGCGTGTGGAGCTGACCCCGGCGGCCGCCGATCTGCTGCGGCGGCTGCGTTCGGCCCATGGGCCCCTGATGTTCCATCAGTCCGGCGGGTGCTGCGACGGCAGCGCTCCCATGTGCTACCCGGAGGGCGAGTTCCGTACGGGCGGCAGCGATGTGCGGCTCGCGTCCCTGACCGTGGAGGGTGTCGCGGAGCCGGTCGCGTTCTGGATGTCGAAGAGCCAGTTCGAGGTGTGGAGCCACACGCGGCTGATCGTCGACGTGGTCGAGGGCCGCGGCAGTGGCTTCTCCCTGGAAGCACCCGAAGGTGTACGTTTCCTGATCCGTTCCCGGCTGGTCGGCACCTAG